The Iamia majanohamensis genome window below encodes:
- a CDS encoding M20/M25/M40 family metallo-hydrolase, whose amino-acid sequence MALDTTFVADMVEVSWDDDIVPALHDYIRIPNVSPAYDPGWAEAGHMDRATEMVRAWLAARPIEGLTVEVVQLEGRTPVILAEVPGTDEETDADTVLLYGHLDKQPPMEGWRDGLGPWEPVLDGDHLYGRGGADDGYAAFACLTAIEAVRAAGGAHARCVVLIEASEESGSPDLPAYFDHLAPRLGTPSLVVCLDSSAPDDHRLWLTTSLRGMVQAHLRVDVLREGVHSGLYGGIVPSSFRLLRHLLDRVEDPATGEVVLAELASEVPAERREQAAAAVAAGVDVRDDPPWVAGPVATDPVELVLANTWAASLAVTGLGGAPPPDAAGNVLLAHAEAALCVRLAPRTDPAAAVEALREALTSDPPEGALVDLTVLGAEGGWDAPPTAPWLAAAVEEASQVAFGTPAGALGVGGTIPFMGMLGRRFPDAQFAITGVLVPGSNAHGPNEFLHVPTGKRVTTAVASLLHAHASRS is encoded by the coding sequence ATGGCGCTCGACACCACCTTCGTGGCCGACATGGTGGAGGTGTCGTGGGACGACGACATCGTCCCCGCCCTCCACGACTACATCCGCATCCCCAACGTGAGCCCGGCCTACGACCCGGGGTGGGCCGAGGCCGGGCACATGGACCGGGCCACCGAGATGGTCCGGGCCTGGCTCGCAGCGCGCCCGATCGAGGGCCTCACCGTCGAGGTCGTGCAGCTCGAGGGCCGGACCCCGGTGATCCTGGCCGAGGTGCCCGGCACCGACGAGGAGACCGACGCCGACACCGTCCTGCTCTACGGCCACCTCGACAAGCAGCCGCCGATGGAGGGCTGGCGCGACGGCCTGGGCCCGTGGGAGCCCGTGCTCGACGGTGACCACCTCTACGGCCGCGGCGGCGCCGACGACGGCTACGCCGCCTTCGCCTGCCTCACCGCCATCGAGGCCGTCCGCGCCGCCGGGGGCGCCCACGCCCGCTGCGTGGTCCTGATCGAGGCCAGCGAGGAGTCCGGCAGCCCCGACCTCCCGGCCTACTTCGACCACCTGGCCCCCCGCCTGGGCACGCCGTCGCTCGTCGTGTGCCTCGACTCCTCGGCGCCCGACGACCACCGCCTGTGGCTGACCACCTCGCTGCGCGGGATGGTCCAGGCCCACCTCCGGGTCGACGTCCTGCGGGAGGGGGTCCACTCCGGCCTCTACGGCGGCATCGTGCCGTCGTCGTTCCGGCTGCTGCGCCACCTCCTCGACCGGGTCGAGGACCCGGCCACCGGCGAGGTCGTCCTGGCCGAGCTGGCCTCGGAGGTCCCCGCCGAGCGCCGGGAGCAGGCCGCCGCCGCGGTGGCCGCCGGGGTCGACGTCCGCGACGACCCGCCCTGGGTCGCGGGTCCGGTCGCGACCGACCCCGTCGAGCTGGTCCTGGCCAACACCTGGGCCGCCTCGCTGGCCGTCACCGGCCTCGGCGGCGCCCCTCCCCCCGACGCCGCCGGCAACGTGCTGCTGGCCCACGCCGAGGCCGCCCTGTGCGTGCGCCTCGCGCCCCGCACCGACCCCGCGGCCGCCGTCGAGGCCCTGCGGGAGGCGCTCACCTCGGACCCCCCGGAGGGCGCGCTCGTCGACCTCACCGTGCTGGGGGCGGAGGGCGGCTGGGACGCGCCGCCCACCGCGCCCTGGCTCGCCGCCGCGGTGGAGGAGGCCTCCCAGGTCGCCTTCGGCACCCCGGCCGGCGCGCTGGGCGTGGGCGGGACGATCCCGTTCATGGGGATGCTGGGCCGCCGCTTCCCCGACGCCCAGTTCGCCATCACCGGCGTGCTGGTGCCCGGCTCCAACGCCCACGGCCCCAACGAGTTCCTCCACGTCCCCACCGGCAAGCGGGTCACCACCGCGGTCGCCTCGCTCCTCCACGCCCACGCCTCCCGTTCCTGA
- a CDS encoding aldo/keto reductase — MPSTTPPDAAASGTFRIAGELPVHRLGFGAMRITGEGIWGPPPDREAARAVVRRAVELGTTLIDTADSYGPDVSEEIIGEALRPYPEDVVVATKAGLTRSGPGEWTPCGRPDHIRAACEGSLKRLGLDTIPLYQLHRIDPEVPVEDSLGTMVELREEGKVRHIGVSEVTVDELHQCQALTPIATVQNRYNLVDREWEDVLDVCTSEGIGFIPWFPLATGSLAEGHDALSAAAERLDVAPGAVALAWLLERSPVVLPIPGTGSTDHLEQNVAAAGLRLTDEERTALDAAVAPGETA, encoded by the coding sequence GCCGGCGAGCTCCCCGTCCACCGCCTCGGCTTCGGGGCCATGCGCATCACCGGGGAGGGCATCTGGGGCCCGCCACCCGACCGGGAGGCGGCCCGGGCCGTGGTGCGGCGCGCCGTCGAGCTCGGCACCACCCTCATCGACACCGCCGACTCCTACGGCCCCGACGTCAGCGAGGAGATCATCGGGGAGGCCCTGCGCCCCTACCCCGAGGACGTGGTCGTCGCGACCAAGGCCGGCCTCACCCGCAGCGGCCCCGGCGAGTGGACCCCGTGCGGGCGCCCGGACCACATCCGGGCCGCCTGCGAGGGGAGCCTGAAGCGCCTCGGCCTCGACACCATCCCCCTCTACCAGCTGCACCGCATCGACCCCGAGGTGCCGGTGGAGGACTCGCTCGGCACCATGGTCGAGCTGCGGGAGGAGGGCAAGGTGCGCCACATCGGCGTCTCCGAGGTGACCGTCGACGAGCTGCACCAGTGCCAGGCCCTCACGCCCATCGCCACGGTGCAGAACCGCTACAACCTGGTCGACCGGGAGTGGGAGGACGTGCTCGACGTCTGCACCTCCGAGGGCATCGGCTTCATCCCCTGGTTCCCGCTCGCCACCGGCAGCCTGGCCGAGGGCCACGACGCGCTGTCGGCCGCCGCCGAGCGCCTCGACGTGGCCCCCGGGGCCGTCGCCCTGGCCTGGCTGCTGGAGCGCTCGCCGGTGGTGCTGCCCATCCCCGGCACCGGCTCGACGGACCACCTGGAGCAGAACGTGGCCGCCGCCGGCCTCCGCCTCACCGACGAGGAGCGCACCGCCCTCGACGCCGCGGTGGCGCCGGGCGAGACCGCCTGA